One window of Futiania mangrovi genomic DNA carries:
- the folE gene encoding GTP cyclohydrolase I FolE: MAAGDAAHDLKPQAAPAMPRPEREEAEQAVRTLLRWAGDDPDREGLVDTPKRVAKAFEEWFAGYDMDPVAYLERTFEEVEGYDEMVLLRDIRFESHCEHHLAPIIGRAHVAYLPTGKVVGISKLARVVEAFARRLQVQEKMTAQIANTIQQVLEPKGVAVVIEAAHQCMTTRGVHKPGVTLVTSQMLGDFRTNPMTRREFLTIIGNPSSSFDG, translated from the coding sequence ATGGCTGCTGGCGATGCCGCGCACGACCTGAAGCCCCAAGCCGCGCCCGCGATGCCCCGTCCGGAGCGCGAGGAGGCGGAGCAGGCGGTTCGCACGCTGCTGCGCTGGGCCGGCGACGATCCGGACCGCGAGGGCCTCGTCGATACGCCCAAGCGCGTGGCCAAGGCCTTCGAGGAGTGGTTCGCGGGCTATGACATGGACCCGGTCGCCTATCTCGAGCGCACGTTCGAGGAGGTCGAGGGCTATGACGAGATGGTGCTGCTGCGCGACATCCGCTTCGAGAGCCATTGCGAGCATCACCTCGCCCCGATCATCGGGCGGGCGCACGTCGCCTACCTGCCGACGGGCAAGGTCGTCGGCATCTCCAAGCTCGCCCGCGTGGTGGAGGCGTTCGCCCGCCGCCTTCAGGTGCAGGAGAAGATGACCGCGCAGATCGCCAACACGATCCAGCAGGTGCTGGAGCCGAAGGGCGTGGCCGTGGTGATCGAGGCAGCGCACCAGTGCATGACGACGCGCGGCGTGCACAAGCCCGGCGTGACGCTGGTGACAAGCCAGATGCTTGGCGACTTCCGCACCAATCCGATGACGCGGCGGGAGTTCCTGACGATAATCGGCAACCCGTCGTCGTCGTTCGACGGGTAA
- a CDS encoding ABC transporter permease has product MTSERPRARFGERTVPMVNRLGVWTLYVKEVQRFLKVVMQTIAAPVVTTLLFLAVFILALGRLRPDVGGLAFEEFLAPGLVMMAILQNAFANTSSSITIAKVQGNIVDFLMPPLGPGELVFAFAMGGVTRGLIVAGVTMIGMAVVVPLPMVHLWAVLFFGLAASLVMSLAGILAAIWADKFDHLAAITNFVITPLAFLSGTFYSVASLPEGFQQAAHLNPFFYLIDGFRYGVTGYADGSVLIGVLYVALLVGGLWWLCHTAFRRGWRLKA; this is encoded by the coding sequence ATGACATCTGAGCGCCCACGCGCCCGGTTCGGCGAGCGCACGGTGCCCATGGTCAACCGGCTTGGCGTCTGGACCCTTTACGTCAAGGAGGTGCAGCGCTTCCTCAAGGTCGTGATGCAGACGATCGCAGCCCCCGTGGTCACCACCTTGCTCTTCCTGGCGGTGTTCATCCTGGCGCTGGGGCGGCTCCGGCCCGACGTCGGCGGCCTTGCATTCGAGGAATTCCTCGCGCCCGGCCTCGTCATGATGGCGATCCTGCAGAACGCCTTCGCCAACACGTCATCCTCGATCACCATCGCCAAGGTGCAGGGCAATATCGTCGACTTCCTGATGCCGCCGCTGGGGCCGGGTGAACTGGTTTTCGCCTTCGCGATGGGCGGCGTGACGCGCGGGCTGATCGTGGCGGGCGTCACCATGATCGGCATGGCGGTCGTCGTGCCGCTGCCCATGGTGCATCTGTGGGCCGTGCTGTTCTTCGGGCTGGCCGCCTCGCTCGTGATGTCGCTGGCGGGCATCCTGGCTGCGATCTGGGCGGACAAGTTCGATCATCTTGCGGCGATCACCAATTTCGTCATCACGCCGCTCGCCTTCCTGTCCGGCACGTTCTACTCGGTCGCCAGCCTGCCGGAGGGGTTCCAGCAGGCGGCCCACCTCAACCCCTTCTTCTACCTGATCGACGGGTTCCGCTACGGTGTCACGGGCTATGCGGACGGATCGGTCCTGATCGGCGTCCTGTACGTGGCGCTGCTCGTCGGTGGGCTCTGGTGGCTCTGCCACACGGCGTTCCGGCGGGGGTGGAGGCTCAAGGCCTGA
- a CDS encoding GcrA family cell cycle regulator — MAWTEERVALLKKLWAEGWSASQIARELGEVTRNAVIGKVHRLGIARRDAAPRPSRPEARTSAARKPATASKSEARARTAEAAPARPAARTQTARPVAAKPVIPTRYEVVERGKPLSLMELNDRTCKWPIGNPGDADFSFCGESVVSGHPYCQEHLLRAYQPASTRRDRDRGRDETPALPNA, encoded by the coding sequence ATGGCGTGGACCGAGGAACGCGTGGCGCTTCTCAAGAAGCTCTGGGCGGAGGGCTGGAGCGCCAGCCAGATCGCGCGCGAGCTGGGAGAGGTCACGCGCAACGCGGTAATCGGCAAGGTACACCGGCTGGGGATTGCGCGCCGTGACGCCGCCCCGCGCCCATCCCGGCCGGAAGCACGCACCTCCGCCGCCAGGAAGCCCGCCACGGCCAGCAAGAGCGAGGCCCGTGCGCGCACGGCGGAGGCCGCGCCGGCCCGCCCCGCCGCCCGGACGCAGACCGCCCGGCCGGTCGCCGCCAAGCCGGTGATCCCGACGCGCTACGAAGTGGTGGAGCGGGGCAAGCCGCTGAGCCTCATGGAGCTGAACGACCGCACCTGCAAATGGCCGATCGGCAACCCGGGCGATGCGGACTTCAGCTTCTGTGGCGAGTCCGTGGTCAGCGGGCACCCCTATTGCCAGGAGCATCTGCTGCGCGCCTACCAGCCGGCGTCGACCCGGCGTGACCGGGACCGCGGGCGCGACGAAACGCCTGCGCTGCCCAACGCCTGA
- a CDS encoding aspartate aminotransferase family protein yields MISSVLPTYARAAMTPVRGEGVHVYAADGRRFLDFGAGIAVNALGHAHPHLVAALTEQAQKLWHVSNLYPIEGQQRMADRLTAATFADTVFFCNSGAESIEAAIKMARRYHYVSGAPERYRIVTFEGAFHGRTLATIAAGGQPKYLEGFGPKVQGFDQVPFGDHDAVKAAVGPETAAILIEPIQGEGGIRPVPDTCLRGLRELCDEHGILLIFDEVQSGVGRTGRFFAHEHAGVTPDIMGIAKGIGGGFPLGACLATAEAAKGMTAGTHGTTFGGNPLAMAVGNAVLDVVLADGFLDRVNDTANFMAQQLQALRDAHPALVAEIRGRGLMRGVRLSGAVTNGEVVGKLLDAGVMTVGAGDNVVRLLPPLIVEKDEIRAALQAFDTVLTDIGGAAAAPERGTA; encoded by the coding sequence GTGATTTCGTCCGTACTGCCAACCTATGCGCGGGCAGCCATGACCCCGGTCCGGGGCGAAGGCGTGCATGTGTATGCGGCGGACGGCCGACGCTTCCTCGACTTCGGCGCAGGGATCGCGGTCAACGCGCTCGGCCATGCCCATCCGCATCTCGTCGCCGCGCTGACGGAGCAGGCGCAGAAGCTCTGGCACGTCTCGAACCTCTACCCGATCGAGGGGCAGCAGCGGATGGCCGACCGGCTGACCGCCGCGACCTTCGCCGACACCGTGTTCTTCTGCAATTCGGGCGCGGAGTCGATCGAGGCGGCGATCAAGATGGCGCGCCGCTACCATTATGTCTCCGGCGCGCCGGAGCGGTACCGCATCGTCACCTTCGAGGGCGCCTTCCACGGGCGCACGCTCGCGACCATTGCGGCGGGCGGCCAGCCCAAATACCTCGAAGGCTTCGGGCCGAAGGTTCAGGGTTTCGACCAGGTGCCGTTCGGCGACCATGACGCGGTGAAGGCCGCGGTCGGGCCGGAGACGGCGGCGATCCTGATCGAGCCGATCCAGGGCGAGGGCGGCATCCGTCCCGTTCCCGACACCTGCCTGCGCGGCTTGCGGGAGTTGTGCGACGAGCATGGCATCCTGCTCATTTTCGACGAGGTGCAGTCGGGCGTCGGCCGGACGGGCAGGTTCTTCGCGCACGAGCACGCGGGCGTGACCCCGGACATCATGGGCATCGCCAAGGGCATCGGCGGCGGCTTCCCGCTGGGCGCCTGCCTCGCCACTGCGGAGGCGGCGAAGGGCATGACCGCGGGCACCCACGGCACGACGTTCGGCGGCAATCCGCTCGCCATGGCGGTGGGCAACGCCGTGCTCGACGTCGTTCTGGCGGACGGTTTCCTCGACCGCGTCAACGACACGGCCAACTTCATGGCGCAGCAGCTTCAGGCCCTGCGCGACGCGCATCCCGCGCTGGTGGCGGAGATCCGCGGCCGCGGCCTGATGCGCGGCGTGCGTCTCTCCGGTGCCGTGACCAATGGCGAGGTCGTGGGCAAGCTGCTCGACGCCGGCGTGATGACTGTCGGCGCGGGCGACAATGTGGTGCGCCTGCTGCCGCCGCTGATCGTGGAGAAGGACGAGATCCGCGCGGCGCTTCAGGCGTTCGACACCGTGCTGACGGACATCGGGGGCGCTGCGGCCGCCCCGGAAAGGGGGACCGCATGA
- the phoU gene encoding phosphate signaling complex protein PhoU: MADHDQQLHTVKAYQAELERLSAMIAKMGGFAEEQLARAIRSVVKRDSRLAQEVVAEDIRIDDLEGQVEQLAVRVIALRQPMAVDLREIVAAMRISIELERIGDLAKNIAKRAQTINVETPFPNLFAIDRIGAEAIRQVHQVISAYAARDVEMALAVWRRDQTLDELYNSLFRELLTYMMEDPRTIGRATHLLFVGKNLERIGDHATNIAETVHYLVTGRPLAGERPKADTTATEGVAGLAGGGKG; this comes from the coding sequence ATGGCTGACCACGATCAACAGCTTCACACGGTCAAGGCCTACCAGGCGGAGCTCGAGCGGCTCTCGGCCATGATCGCCAAGATGGGCGGCTTCGCAGAGGAGCAGCTTGCGCGCGCCATCCGGTCCGTCGTCAAGCGCGACAGCCGCCTCGCCCAAGAGGTCGTGGCGGAGGACATCCGCATCGACGACCTCGAAGGCCAGGTCGAACAGCTTGCCGTGCGGGTGATCGCGCTGCGCCAGCCGATGGCGGTCGACCTGCGCGAGATCGTGGCCGCCATGCGCATCTCGATCGAGCTGGAGCGGATCGGCGACCTCGCCAAGAACATCGCCAAGCGCGCCCAGACCATCAATGTCGAGACGCCGTTCCCGAACCTCTTCGCCATCGACCGGATCGGCGCCGAGGCGATCCGGCAGGTGCACCAGGTGATCTCCGCCTACGCGGCGCGCGACGTGGAGATGGCGCTCGCCGTGTGGCGCCGGGACCAGACGCTGGACGAACTTTACAACAGCCTGTTCCGCGAGCTTCTGACCTACATGATGGAGGATCCCCGCACCATCGGCCGGGCCACTCACCTCCTCTTCGTCGGCAAGAACCTGGAGCGGATCGGCGACCACGCGACGAACATCGCCGAAACGGTCCATTACCTCGTCACGGGCCGCCCGCTGGCCGGAGAGCGGCCCAAGGCCGACACCACGGCGACGGAAGGCGTTGCCGGGCTGGCAGGGGGCGGCAAGGGATGA
- the argF gene encoding ornithine carbamoyltransferase has protein sequence MSGPRHFLDIDQVTSGDLRWILDESLRRKQARNGLGRAVPEGDRPLAGKMLAMIFEKPSTRTRVSFDVAMRQMGGETIMLTGAEMQLGRGETIADTARVLSRYVDAIMIRTGNHDTLTELAENATVPVINGLTYRSHPCQIMADLVTFEERKGPIAGRSVAWTGDGNNVAHSWIQAAARLDFEIRVACPAELEPDADVVNWARAQGARVRILRDPAEAVAGVDCVITDTWVSMGDEDAGRRHNLLQPYQVNARLMAAADKDAIFMHCLPAHREEEVTSEVLDGPQSVVFDEAENRLHAQKGVLAWCLGNG, from the coding sequence ATGAGCGGACCGCGGCACTTCCTCGATATCGACCAGGTGACCTCGGGCGACCTCCGCTGGATCCTCGACGAGAGCCTGCGCCGCAAGCAGGCGCGCAACGGCCTCGGCCGCGCCGTGCCGGAGGGGGACCGCCCGCTCGCCGGCAAGATGCTCGCCATGATCTTCGAGAAGCCGTCGACCCGCACGCGCGTCTCCTTCGACGTCGCCATGCGGCAGATGGGCGGCGAGACGATCATGCTCACCGGCGCCGAGATGCAGCTTGGGCGGGGCGAGACGATCGCCGACACCGCGCGCGTGCTGTCGCGCTATGTCGACGCGATCATGATCCGCACCGGCAACCACGACACGCTGACGGAACTGGCAGAGAACGCGACCGTGCCCGTGATCAACGGGCTGACCTACCGCTCGCATCCCTGCCAGATCATGGCCGATCTCGTGACCTTCGAGGAGCGCAAGGGTCCCATCGCGGGCCGTTCGGTCGCCTGGACCGGCGACGGCAACAATGTGGCGCACTCCTGGATCCAGGCGGCGGCCCGGCTCGATTTCGAGATCCGCGTCGCCTGCCCGGCGGAACTGGAGCCCGATGCCGACGTGGTCAACTGGGCGCGGGCGCAGGGCGCGCGGGTGCGCATCCTGCGCGACCCGGCGGAGGCGGTGGCGGGCGTGGATTGCGTCATCACCGACACTTGGGTCTCCATGGGCGACGAGGATGCGGGCCGGCGGCACAATCTGCTCCAGCCCTACCAGGTCAACGCCCGTCTGATGGCCGCGGCGGACAAGGATGCGATCTTCATGCACTGCCTGCCCGCGCACCGGGAGGAGGAAGTGACCTCCGAGGTGCTCGACGGGCCGCAGTCCGTGGTGTTCGACGAGGCGGAGAACCGTCTCCACGCGCAGAAGGGCGTGCTCGCGTGGTGCCTGGGGAATGGCTGA
- the phoB gene encoding phosphate regulon transcriptional regulator PhoB has translation MKPLILIAEDEDALRTLLRYNLEKADFEVIEADDGDQALLLVDERAPDLVLLDWMMPTVSGLEICRRLRARSETRNLPIIMITARGEETDRIRGLDTGADDYLTKPFSISELLARIRAVLRRIRPALAQDVLEFGDIVLDRTARRVRRSGREVALGPREFTLLSRLMDAPGRVFSRSQLLDSVWGQDSEVEERTVDVHIGRLRKALNRPGERDPIRTVRAAGYAIDETFARH, from the coding sequence ATGAAGCCCCTGATCCTCATCGCCGAGGACGAGGACGCGCTGCGCACGCTTCTGCGCTACAATCTCGAGAAGGCGGATTTCGAGGTGATCGAGGCGGACGACGGCGACCAGGCGCTGCTGCTCGTGGACGAGCGCGCGCCCGATCTCGTGCTGCTGGACTGGATGATGCCCACGGTCTCCGGGCTGGAGATCTGCCGACGCCTGCGGGCCCGGAGCGAAACCCGCAACCTGCCGATCATCATGATCACGGCGCGCGGGGAGGAGACGGACCGCATCCGTGGCCTCGACACCGGTGCCGACGACTATCTGACCAAGCCCTTTTCCATTTCCGAGCTTCTCGCCCGCATCCGTGCGGTGCTGCGCCGGATCCGGCCAGCACTCGCCCAGGACGTGCTTGAGTTCGGCGACATCGTGCTCGACCGCACCGCGCGCCGGGTCCGCCGGTCGGGGCGCGAGGTGGCGCTGGGTCCGCGGGAGTTCACGCTGCTCTCGCGCCTGATGGACGCGCCGGGGCGCGTGTTCAGCCGGTCCCAGCTTCTGGATTCCGTCTGGGGGCAGGACTCCGAGGTTGAGGAGCGCACGGTCGATGTGCACATCGGCCGGCTGCGCAAGGCGCTGAACCGTCCGGGCGAGCGCGACCCGATCCGTACCGTCCGCGCAGCCGGCTATGCCATCGACGAGACCTTCGCCCGGCACTGA
- the pstA gene encoding phosphate ABC transporter permease PstA produces the protein MTDATETSSFEWSSPQAHARRRRRYAADRRLKLYGIAAIAVAIGLLGILIVSLVAKGYLAFVETVVTIDVTVPAGAADPADPAKANYRAIVADSFGALFPEVTDRRALRDLNGILSRGASLKVRDMVAADPGLIGKTFAVSVPVSDPFDQLSKGVIDRTLPENRRRVSDREIAWFEQLEAQGRVEKVFNSGLFLDADSRFPELAGLAGAVVGSFYALLVCFLISFPLGIAAAVYLEEFAPKNRITDLIEVNINNLAAVPSIVFGLLGLALFIQTFGLPRSAPLVGGMVLSLMTLPTIIIVTRAALKSVPPSIRQAALGVGASKHEVILHHVLPLAVPGILTGTIIGLAQALGETAPLLLIGMNAFLTSPPGGIMDPATALPTQIYIWADSPERGFVALTSAGILVLLGFLIVMNGIAIFLRQRFERTW, from the coding sequence ATGACCGACGCGACCGAGACATCCTCCTTCGAGTGGAGTTCCCCGCAGGCGCATGCGCGCCGGCGCCGGCGCTATGCCGCCGACCGCCGGCTGAAGCTCTACGGCATCGCGGCCATCGCGGTGGCGATCGGCCTGCTCGGCATCCTGATCGTGTCGCTTGTGGCCAAGGGCTACCTCGCCTTCGTGGAGACCGTGGTCACCATCGACGTGACCGTTCCGGCCGGCGCGGCCGATCCCGCTGATCCGGCGAAAGCGAACTACCGAGCCATCGTGGCGGACAGCTTCGGCGCGCTCTTCCCCGAGGTCACCGACCGCCGCGCGCTGCGGGACCTGAACGGCATCCTCAGCCGGGGCGCGTCGCTCAAGGTGCGCGACATGGTCGCCGCGGACCCGGGGCTGATCGGGAAGACCTTCGCGGTCAGCGTGCCGGTCTCCGATCCCTTCGACCAGCTCTCCAAGGGTGTCATCGACCGCACGCTGCCGGAAAACCGCCGCCGCGTTTCCGACCGTGAGATCGCCTGGTTCGAACAGCTCGAGGCGCAGGGCCGTGTCGAGAAGGTCTTCAACAGCGGCCTTTTCCTCGACGCCGACAGCCGGTTCCCGGAGCTTGCGGGCCTCGCGGGCGCCGTCGTGGGGTCGTTCTACGCGCTGCTCGTCTGCTTCCTGATCTCCTTCCCCCTCGGCATCGCTGCTGCGGTCTATCTGGAGGAGTTCGCGCCGAAGAACCGCATCACCGACCTGATCGAGGTGAACATCAACAACCTCGCGGCGGTGCCGTCCATCGTGTTCGGCCTGCTTGGCCTTGCGCTCTTCATCCAGACCTTCGGCCTGCCGCGCTCGGCCCCGCTTGTCGGCGGCATGGTGCTGTCGCTGATGACGCTGCCGACCATCATCATCGTGACGCGGGCAGCGCTGAAGTCCGTGCCGCCGTCGATCCGGCAGGCCGCGCTCGGCGTCGGAGCGTCGAAACACGAGGTGATCCTGCACCACGTCCTGCCGCTCGCCGTTCCCGGCATCCTGACCGGCACCATCATCGGCCTTGCGCAGGCGCTGGGCGAGACCGCGCCGCTCCTGCTCATCGGCATGAACGCCTTCCTGACCAGCCCGCCCGGCGGCATCATGGATCCGGCGACCGCGCTGCCCACGCAGATCTACATCTGGGCCGACAGCCCGGAGCGCGGCTTCGTCGCGCTGACCTCCGCGGGGATCCTTGTCCTGCTCGGCTTCCTCATCGTGATGAACGGGATTGCCATCTTCCTGCGCCAGCGTTTCGAGCGGACCTGGTGA
- a CDS encoding Hsp33 family molecular chaperone, producing MAEPEMMPEPAGGTRDDRVVPFQIEGAHVRGRLVRMGPAIDRALSGHGYPAPVSRLLGEALLVATLIGSGLKLRNRFTVQAQGQGAVSLLVADYRAGGEVRGYAGFDADAVAAAGPDADPFALLGGGFLAMTIDQGPDTEPYQGIVPIEGGSLAAAATRYFDQSEQIVTSMRLAVAEAFDRRTAEGAHWRGGGIMLQRLGKGGEEAKKALDTEEAAEDWARAGILLSSVEDVEMIDPDLTPATLLYRLFHEDGVRVFEESGVAFGCTCSAEKVANVLRLHGQEDLKDMVEEGEIRATCQFCSALYRFDPADFLDDREAGA from the coding sequence ATGGCTGAGCCCGAGATGATGCCGGAACCGGCGGGCGGGACGCGCGACGACCGCGTCGTCCCCTTCCAGATCGAGGGCGCGCACGTGCGCGGCCGACTCGTGCGCATGGGGCCTGCCATCGACCGTGCGCTTTCTGGCCACGGCTACCCTGCGCCGGTCTCCCGGTTGCTGGGCGAGGCGCTGCTCGTCGCGACGCTGATCGGCTCCGGATTGAAGCTGCGCAACCGCTTCACCGTCCAGGCGCAGGGGCAGGGGGCGGTCAGCCTGCTCGTCGCCGACTACCGCGCGGGCGGCGAGGTGCGGGGCTATGCGGGCTTCGACGCGGACGCGGTCGCGGCGGCCGGGCCGGACGCCGATCCCTTCGCGCTGCTGGGCGGCGGCTTCCTCGCCATGACCATCGACCAGGGCCCGGATACCGAGCCCTACCAGGGCATCGTGCCGATCGAGGGGGGCTCGCTCGCCGCGGCGGCGACGCGCTATTTCGACCAGTCGGAGCAGATCGTCACCTCCATGCGCCTCGCGGTCGCCGAAGCCTTCGACCGCCGCACCGCCGAGGGTGCGCATTGGCGGGGCGGCGGCATCATGCTGCAGCGTCTCGGCAAGGGCGGCGAGGAAGCGAAGAAGGCGCTCGACACCGAGGAGGCTGCCGAGGACTGGGCGCGCGCCGGGATCCTGCTCTCGTCCGTCGAGGACGTGGAAATGATCGACCCCGACCTCACCCCCGCGACGCTGCTCTACCGCCTGTTCCACGAGGACGGCGTGCGCGTTTTCGAGGAGAGCGGGGTCGCCTTCGGCTGCACCTGCAGCGCCGAGAAGGTGGCAAACGTCCTGCGCCTGCACGGGCAGGAGGACCTCAAGGACATGGTCGAGGAGGGCGAGATCCGCGCGACCTGCCAGTTCTGCAGCGCACTCTACCGGTTCGACCCCGCCGATTTCCTCGACGACCGAGAGGCGGGGGCCTAG
- the pstB gene encoding phosphate ABC transporter ATP-binding protein PstB → MKHATTEPFAETGTSDVLAGTGAAESALPVKLVTRGVNVHYGDNHALKNVTLDIPARSVTAFIGPSGCGKSTFLRCLNRMNDTIEGCRVTGAITLDGRDIYDPDLDVVELRARVGMVFQKPNPFPKSIYENIAYGPRIHGLARNKTELDQIVETALRKSSLWDEVKDRLDAPGTGLSGGQQQRLCIARAIAVSPEVILMDEPCSALDPIATAKIEELIDELRDNYCIVIVTHSMQQAARVSQQTAFFHLGEMVEHGSTDMMFTTPSDQRTQDYITGRYG, encoded by the coding sequence ATGAAGCACGCAACAACGGAACCCTTTGCCGAGACCGGGACTTCCGATGTCCTCGCCGGGACCGGTGCGGCCGAGAGCGCGCTGCCGGTCAAGCTCGTGACGCGCGGCGTCAATGTGCATTATGGCGACAACCATGCGCTCAAGAATGTCACGCTCGACATTCCTGCACGCTCCGTGACCGCCTTCATCGGGCCGTCGGGGTGCGGCAAGTCGACATTCCTGCGCTGCCTCAACCGGATGAACGACACGATCGAGGGGTGCCGCGTCACGGGCGCGATCACGCTCGACGGGCGCGACATCTACGACCCCGACCTCGACGTGGTGGAACTGCGCGCCCGCGTCGGCATGGTGTTCCAGAAGCCCAACCCGTTCCCGAAGTCGATCTACGAGAACATCGCCTATGGGCCTCGGATCCACGGGCTTGCCCGCAACAAGACGGAACTCGACCAGATCGTCGAGACGGCCCTGCGCAAGTCCTCGCTGTGGGACGAGGTGAAGGACCGGCTGGATGCGCCGGGCACCGGGCTCTCCGGCGGGCAGCAGCAGCGTCTGTGCATTGCGCGCGCCATCGCGGTCAGCCCCGAGGTCATCCTGATGGACGAGCCGTGCTCCGCGCTCGACCCCATCGCGACCGCGAAGATCGAGGAACTGATCGACGAGCTGCGCGACAATTACTGCATCGTCATCGTGACCCACTCGATGCAGCAGGCCGCCCGCGTTTCGCAGCAGACGGCCTTCTTCCACCTGGGCGAAATGGTCGAACACGGGTCCACGGACATGATGTTCACCACGCCCTCCGATCAACGCACGCAGGATTACATTACAGGGCGCTATGGCTGA
- the apaG gene encoding Co2+/Mg2+ efflux protein ApaG, protein MYRAVTDGIAVEVDAFYLDHESSPQESYHVWAYTVRITNRTTGPVRLRARHWIITDGHGRRQDVKGAGVVGEQPVIAPGETFEYSSGTPLSTPSGIMTGSYRMESAGGEMFDIAIPVFSLDSPAARRVVN, encoded by the coding sequence ATGTATCGTGCCGTGACCGACGGGATCGCCGTAGAGGTGGACGCCTTCTACCTCGACCATGAATCGAGCCCGCAGGAGAGCTATCACGTCTGGGCCTACACCGTCCGGATCACCAACAGGACGACGGGACCGGTGCGGCTGCGCGCGCGGCACTGGATCATCACCGACGGACACGGCCGCCGCCAGGACGTGAAGGGCGCGGGCGTCGTGGGCGAGCAGCCGGTGATCGCGCCGGGCGAGACCTTCGAGTATTCGAGCGGCACCCCGCTTTCCACGCCGTCGGGCATCATGACAGGCAGCTATCGGATGGAAAGCGCCGGCGGGGAGATGTTCGACATCGCCATCCCCGTCTTTTCGCTCGACTCGCCAGCCGCGCGCCGGGTGGTCAACTGA
- the metZ gene encoding O-succinylhomoserine sulfhydrylase, producing the protein MPHDSTTPKTLTATRDARALHPRTRMVHGGTLRSAFGETSEAMFVTSGYVYASAEEAEARFKGEADGFIYSRFSNPTVAMFEQRLAQIEGAEACTATASGMSAVTAALMCQLSAGDHIVAARALFGSCLYVCETLLPRMGVACTLVDGRDTQAWARAVRPETKVFFLETPSNPGLEIVDLKAVCDIAHAAGARVVVDNVFATPVLQRPMEQGADVVVYSATKHIDGQGRCLGGAVLSSEAFRKDYLETFCRHTGPAMSPFNAWVLLKGLETLSLRVEAQCAAASRIADALAAHSNVARVLYPGRADHPQHDLASRQMAAGGTLVTFDVRGGKREAFAALNRLGIVSISNNLGDAKSLITHPATTTHQRLTPEARAELGITDATLRLSVGLEDAGDLIADLTAALEG; encoded by the coding sequence ATGCCGCACGACAGCACCACGCCGAAGACCCTGACCGCGACGCGCGACGCCCGCGCGCTGCATCCCCGCACCCGCATGGTGCACGGCGGGACGCTGCGCAGCGCCTTCGGCGAGACGTCGGAGGCGATGTTCGTCACCTCTGGCTATGTGTACGCGAGCGCCGAGGAGGCGGAGGCGCGCTTCAAGGGGGAGGCGGACGGCTTCATCTACTCCCGCTTCTCCAACCCGACCGTCGCGATGTTCGAGCAGCGGCTGGCCCAGATCGAGGGCGCGGAGGCCTGCACCGCGACGGCGAGCGGCATGTCCGCCGTCACAGCCGCGCTGATGTGCCAACTGTCGGCGGGCGACCACATCGTCGCGGCGCGCGCGCTGTTCGGGTCGTGCCTCTACGTGTGCGAGACGCTGCTGCCGCGCATGGGGGTCGCCTGCACGCTGGTCGACGGGCGCGACACGCAAGCCTGGGCCCGCGCCGTGCGGCCGGAGACGAAGGTGTTCTTCCTGGAGACGCCCTCCAATCCCGGGCTGGAGATCGTCGACCTGAAGGCCGTCTGCGACATCGCGCACGCCGCTGGCGCCCGCGTGGTCGTCGACAATGTGTTCGCGACCCCGGTGCTGCAGCGGCCGATGGAGCAAGGCGCGGACGTGGTCGTCTATTCGGCGACAAAGCACATCGACGGGCAGGGGCGCTGCCTGGGCGGAGCGGTCCTGTCGTCGGAAGCATTCCGCAAGGACTACCTCGAAACCTTCTGCCGCCACACCGGCCCGGCGATGAGCCCGTTCAACGCCTGGGTCCTGCTGAAGGGGCTGGAGACGCTGTCGCTCAGGGTCGAGGCGCAGTGCGCCGCGGCGTCGAGGATCGCCGATGCGCTGGCCGCGCATTCCAACGTCGCCCGCGTGCTCTATCCGGGCCGCGCCGACCACCCGCAGCACGACCTCGCCAGCCGGCAGATGGCGGCGGGCGGCACGCTCGTCACCTTCGACGTGAGGGGCGGGAAGCGGGAAGCGTTCGCAGCGCTCAACCGGCTGGGCATCGTGTCGATCAGCAACAATCTGGGCGACGCGAAATCGCTGATCACGCACCCCGCGACGACGACGCACCAGCGGCTCACGCCGGAGGCGCGCGCGGAACTGGGCATCACGGACGCAACCTTGCGCCTCTCGGTGGGGCTGGAGGACGCCGGCGACCTTATCGCCGATCTTACCGCGGCGCTGGAAGGCTGA